The following proteins are co-located in the Polystyrenella longa genome:
- the fliP gene encoding flagellar type III secretion system pore protein FliP (The bacterial flagellar biogenesis protein FliP forms a type III secretion system (T3SS)-type pore required for flagellar assembly.), with protein sequence MLNKLNDTTKLYLKNDSRKWHVLQVMIVLLTLLLPGPLSAQQGGQAAGIQEQNSPDRSEGFSVNQTLPNLLPQQTGTANGNPNGLQSPQLLDVDQMLSPEGFSSTLKVMLLLTVISLAPSIMIMTTSFIRFVIVFGLLRQALGTQQLPPNQVIIALCMFMTFLVMSPVWEEAYNSGIKPYSSPEPGQASITITEAYERTASPIRTFMIDQIEYTGNGDTVLQLWEYQNPGTEGFPAQPPETYEDVSLSILLPAYMLSELKTAFVIGFQVYLPFLVIDMVIATILISMGMMMLPPVLISLPFKLLLFVLIDGWSLTVGMLLEGVQPYL encoded by the coding sequence GTGCTTAATAAGTTAAATGACACGACGAAGCTCTATCTGAAAAACGACAGCCGAAAGTGGCATGTTCTTCAGGTGATGATCGTACTCTTAACGTTACTGCTCCCCGGCCCTCTATCCGCTCAGCAGGGGGGACAGGCAGCTGGCATCCAGGAGCAAAACTCACCAGACCGCAGCGAAGGTTTCTCCGTGAACCAGACGCTTCCCAACTTGTTGCCACAACAAACAGGCACAGCGAACGGGAATCCAAACGGTCTTCAGTCTCCACAACTTCTGGATGTTGATCAGATGTTGTCGCCAGAAGGATTCAGTTCCACGCTGAAGGTGATGCTGCTGTTGACCGTCATCAGTCTGGCTCCGTCCATCATGATCATGACGACCAGCTTCATTCGGTTTGTCATCGTGTTTGGATTATTAAGACAGGCATTAGGTACACAACAACTTCCCCCGAACCAGGTCATTATTGCACTCTGTATGTTCATGACGTTTCTCGTCATGTCGCCTGTTTGGGAAGAGGCGTATAACAGTGGGATCAAACCTTATTCGAGTCCCGAACCGGGGCAGGCCTCTATCACCATCACGGAGGCGTACGAAAGAACGGCCAGTCCGATTCGGACGTTCATGATTGATCAGATCGAATACACGGGCAACGGCGATACGGTCCTGCAATTGTGGGAGTACCAAAACCCTGGCACAGAAGGATTTCCTGCGCAACCGCCAGAGACTTACGAAGATGTCTCGCTGTCGATTCTGTTGCCTGCTTATATGCTCAGCGAGTTGAAAACGGCGTTTGTTATTGGCTTCCAAGTCTATTTGCCTTTTCTCGTCATCGATATGGTCATCGCGACCATCCTTATCAGTATGGGCATGATGATGCTACCACCGGTCTTGATTTCACTCCCCTTTAAACTTCTTCTGTTCGTGCTTATCGATGGATGGAGCTTGACGGTGGGCATGTTACTGGAAGGTGTGCAACCTTACTTGTAG
- a CDS encoding FliO/MopB family protein, with product MNLRNGLLSLVRCCALVGLLLPTLLQAEDQFQPPRTSFPQPQSGQIAQSQNLNRTQNSTGTQNPTGVQNPNGVQNPNVPPNGSGGYQNRPIGENFAPSAANTGDPTTDPRFSNNTNSFDHHSHQPGMTETSHAVTPPGSTGFNASSSQVNLSSTNSSQVNLSQVNKLAPAESRVIGGKSVEGAEASEADADNKLTLVSPGKLLTAVMFVIVLILFTARYWKRHIPGASLPIPGESLTVLGERKLNKNHSICLVRLGSRVLVLGASADGLRTLTEITDPVEIDYLSGMARSSQPESVFTSALGSLLKKPSSSLGAKVTTGGTVTRSSSRSQEVRSA from the coding sequence CGCGCACCTCTTTCCCGCAACCGCAGAGCGGGCAAATTGCGCAGTCTCAGAATCTAAACAGGACTCAAAATTCAACCGGGACCCAGAATCCAACAGGGGTTCAAAATCCAAACGGGGTCCAGAATCCGAATGTGCCTCCCAATGGTTCCGGCGGATACCAAAACAGGCCTATTGGAGAGAATTTCGCTCCTTCTGCAGCCAACACGGGTGATCCGACAACGGATCCTCGCTTTTCCAACAATACAAATTCGTTCGATCACCATTCCCATCAGCCCGGAATGACAGAAACGAGTCACGCAGTAACACCACCGGGGAGCACGGGGTTCAATGCTTCTTCGTCTCAAGTGAATTTGTCCAGTACTAATTCATCCCAGGTGAATTTATCCCAAGTGAACAAATTAGCGCCAGCGGAATCGAGGGTGATCGGGGGCAAATCGGTAGAGGGAGCTGAAGCTTCAGAGGCGGACGCAGATAATAAACTCACCTTAGTTTCCCCTGGAAAGCTTTTAACCGCCGTGATGTTTGTGATCGTGTTGATCCTCTTCACCGCTCGATATTGGAAACGACATATTCCCGGAGCTTCCCTGCCCATTCCGGGAGAATCTCTCACCGTTCTGGGTGAGAGAAAACTGAACAAAAACCACTCCATCTGCCTTGTTCGACTCGGTTCGAGAGTCCTCGTGCTGGGGGCTTCGGCGGATGGCTTACGGACGCTGACTGAAATTACCGACCCCGTTGAGATTGACTACCTTTCCGGGATGGCTCGTTCTTCGCAGCCCGAATCGGTATTCACTTCGGCTCTCGGTTCTCTTCTGAAAAAACCTTCATCCTCTCTGGGGGCCAAAGTGACTACGGGTGGCACTGTAACCCGATCGTCAAGCCGTTCTCAGGAGGTGCGCAGTGCTTAA
- the fliQ gene encoding flagellar biosynthesis protein FliQ, producing MNVDQSIELAREAVILTLVLSTPVMVVAVVVGLLISILQAVTQLQDQTLSFVPKVIAMFLATLYILPWSIQQAMEYSITLFTEIPGNL from the coding sequence GTGAATGTGGATCAGTCGATTGAACTTGCCCGCGAAGCTGTCATTCTGACATTGGTGTTATCGACACCGGTGATGGTTGTGGCAGTTGTTGTGGGTTTGCTCATCAGCATTCTCCAGGCTGTTACTCAATTACAGGACCAGACGCTCAGTTTCGTTCCCAAAGTCATCGCCATGTTTCTGGCGACCTTATACATTCTTCCCTGGTCCATTCAGCAGGCGATGGAATACTCGATCACACTCTTTACAGAGATTCCCGGGAACTTATGA